One genomic region from Leifsonia poae encodes:
- a CDS encoding carbonic anhydrase, with translation MMGMPRPSRVWEAMMRGNERFVTGDPEHPRQDVERRENVAGGQSPLAAIFGCSDSRLAAEIIFDLGLGDAFVVRNAGQVISESVVGSLEYAVGVLHVPLILVLGHDECGAVRAAIESQAEDATPLPPHIARLIQPIVPAVHRVTQTPADQPVDPDSVDASEVGREHLRDTVAELLQDSEMISSAVADGSLAIVGANYRLQEGRVVADIVVGLTDPAAR, from the coding sequence ATGATGGGAATGCCGAGACCGTCACGCGTCTGGGAGGCGATGATGCGCGGGAACGAGCGCTTCGTCACCGGCGACCCGGAACATCCGCGTCAAGACGTCGAGCGCCGCGAGAACGTGGCCGGCGGGCAGTCGCCACTGGCGGCCATCTTCGGCTGCAGCGACTCCCGTCTAGCCGCCGAGATCATCTTCGATCTCGGTCTGGGCGACGCCTTCGTGGTGCGCAACGCCGGCCAGGTCATCTCGGAATCGGTGGTGGGCTCCCTCGAGTACGCCGTCGGCGTCCTCCACGTTCCGCTCATCCTCGTGCTCGGGCACGACGAGTGCGGCGCGGTGCGGGCCGCCATCGAATCGCAGGCCGAAGATGCCACGCCCCTCCCCCCGCACATCGCCCGGCTCATCCAGCCCATCGTGCCCGCCGTGCACCGTGTGACGCAGACTCCCGCCGACCAACCCGTCGACCCGGATTCGGTCGACGCGAGCGAGGTGGGCCGCGAGCACCTGCGTGACACCGTCGCCGAGCTTCTGCAGGACTCGGAGATGATCAGCTCCGCCGTCGCCGATGGTTCGTTGGCTATCGTTGGTGCCAACTACCGGCTCCAGGAGGGCCGGGTCGTGGCCGACATCGTCGTCGGATTGACCGATCCGGCCGCCCGCTAG
- a CDS encoding TetR/AcrR family transcriptional regulator — MAETLFVDRGFAATTVRQIAAAAGVSAGTVMAAGDKRGLLVAIVDRWIAQVRPDPGALPPGAPPAADSAGVDVTDRILLLVLPFLDLFAENMGLAREYGAILVSGSHDSVIFHGLAGVLSDDIERELSLSGLAAERIPSGVSAIYLSYLGTLLAWAGGAAEVQLLIDRLRSVIDFVAHPQGE; from the coding sequence GTGGCCGAGACGCTCTTCGTCGATCGTGGGTTCGCTGCGACCACCGTGCGCCAGATCGCCGCGGCCGCCGGGGTCAGCGCCGGAACCGTCATGGCCGCCGGCGACAAACGGGGCCTCCTCGTCGCCATCGTCGACCGTTGGATCGCGCAGGTGCGGCCGGATCCGGGTGCGCTGCCGCCCGGTGCGCCGCCCGCGGCCGACTCGGCCGGGGTCGACGTCACCGACCGCATCCTGTTGCTCGTCCTCCCGTTTCTCGATCTCTTCGCAGAGAACATGGGGTTGGCACGCGAATACGGGGCCATCCTCGTCAGCGGGAGCCACGACTCGGTGATCTTCCACGGGCTGGCGGGCGTGCTGAGCGATGACATCGAGCGCGAACTCTCGCTGTCGGGGCTGGCCGCCGAGCGCATCCCGAGCGGAGTCAGCGCCATCTATCTCTCCTACCTCGGAACGCTGCTCGCCTGGGCGGGCGGCGCGGCCGAGGTGCAGCTCCTGATCGACCGGCTCCGGTCGGTGATCGACTTCGTGGCCCATCCTCAGGGGGAATGA
- a CDS encoding prepilin peptidase, whose protein sequence is MGEKSRSTAGGGRVAGGCESGDRASGGRARSVGRAGSRLVPTGATLGAALALGLLAVVRWGPGPPVVLACGYVAAVTLPLCVADLRERRLPNVLVLPGFVFAATGVVGRALARGSPPLAEVVLCSAVVATFAVVAASEGMGMGDVKLAGMLALAATSAGLGAERIAAAAGVAFLGAGVVALGVLHTGGREVPLGPFLLLGFWAAVGVR, encoded by the coding sequence ATGGGGGAGAAGAGCAGGAGTACAGCAGGCGGTGGCAGGGTCGCAGGAGGTTGCGAGAGTGGCGACCGGGCCAGTGGCGGTCGGGCGAGAAGCGTCGGCCGGGCCGGTTCGCGGCTCGTGCCGACGGGCGCGACACTCGGTGCGGCTCTCGCGCTCGGGCTTCTCGCGGTGGTGCGCTGGGGGCCGGGGCCGCCCGTCGTGCTCGCCTGCGGCTATGTCGCCGCCGTCACCCTCCCGCTCTGCGTGGCCGATCTGCGGGAGCGGCGTCTGCCGAACGTCCTCGTGCTTCCGGGGTTCGTCTTCGCGGCCACGGGCGTCGTCGGGCGCGCGCTCGCGCGTGGTTCGCCGCCGCTCGCCGAGGTTGTCCTGTGCTCGGCCGTCGTCGCGACGTTCGCGGTAGTGGCGGCGAGTGAAGGAATGGGGATGGGCGATGTCAAACTCGCGGGGATGCTCGCGCTGGCGGCGACCTCCGCTGGACTCGGCGCCGAACGGATCGCGGCGGCGGCCGGTGTCGCGTTCCTCGGTGCCGGAGTGGTCGCCCTCGGCGTGCTGCACACCGGGGGACGGGAGGTGCCTCTCGGGCCGTTCCTGCTGCTCGGGTTCTGGGCTGCCGTCGGCGTGCGGTAG
- a CDS encoding DoxX family protein, translating into MILIPEPWWLTAVLAVVLLADALLSLRPPGFVRDCLNGVHFPREWWWTLIVIKLLGAAGLLVGIGTPGVAFAANVGVVVYFVAAAYAHIRARFLRQEFWLNCLGMLALSLVVLLVSYLR; encoded by the coding sequence ATGATCCTCATACCCGAGCCCTGGTGGCTCACCGCCGTTCTCGCCGTCGTACTCCTCGCCGACGCACTCCTCTCGCTGCGGCCCCCGGGGTTCGTGCGGGACTGTCTCAACGGTGTGCACTTTCCGCGCGAGTGGTGGTGGACGCTGATCGTCATCAAACTGCTGGGGGCGGCCGGCCTGCTGGTGGGAATCGGAACGCCGGGGGTCGCGTTCGCGGCCAACGTCGGCGTCGTGGTCTACTTCGTCGCAGCCGCGTATGCGCACATCCGCGCCCGATTCCTCAGGCAGGAGTTCTGGCTGAACTGCCTCGGGATGCTCGCCCTCTCGCTCGTCGTGCTGCTGGTGTCGTACCTCCGCTGA
- the trhA gene encoding PAQR family membrane homeostasis protein TrhA — translation MTPRKPRETEDVAELLHQPADALGAADAAVKADEDRGPDLPNIPLLDASAVTVGEIKPTWRGWIHAGTFPVTIAAGIVLITLAEGAPAKWASAVFMLTSMLLFGNSALYHRFNWKPRTKIILKRIDHANIFLLIAGTYTPLAVLALPSSKGILLLSLVWGAALLGIGFRVFWINAPRWLYVPIYIGMGWGALGYIVDLLEANVAMMVLVLVGGVLYTIGAVIYGMKRPNPFPGTFGFHEIFHTLTVLAFLCHWAATLLIAMHPVYNGG, via the coding sequence ATGACGCCTCGCAAGCCCCGTGAGACCGAAGACGTCGCCGAGCTGCTGCACCAGCCGGCCGACGCCCTCGGTGCCGCCGATGCGGCCGTCAAAGCCGACGAAGACCGCGGGCCGGACCTTCCCAACATCCCCCTGCTCGACGCCTCGGCCGTCACTGTCGGTGAAATCAAGCCGACCTGGCGGGGATGGATCCACGCCGGCACGTTCCCGGTGACCATCGCCGCCGGCATCGTGCTGATCACGCTCGCCGAAGGCGCGCCGGCCAAGTGGGCGTCTGCGGTGTTCATGCTCACTTCGATGCTGTTGTTCGGCAACTCGGCGCTGTACCACCGCTTCAACTGGAAACCGCGCACGAAGATCATTCTGAAGCGCATCGACCACGCGAACATCTTCTTGCTGATCGCGGGAACCTACACCCCGCTCGCCGTGCTGGCCTTGCCCTCCTCGAAGGGCATCCTGCTGCTCTCCCTGGTGTGGGGCGCCGCGCTGCTCGGCATCGGCTTCCGCGTGTTCTGGATCAACGCACCGCGCTGGCTCTACGTTCCGATCTACATCGGGATGGGTTGGGGCGCGCTCGGCTACATCGTCGATCTGCTCGAGGCGAACGTCGCGATGATGGTGCTGGTTCTCGTCGGCGGTGTGCTCTACACGATCGGCGCCGTCATCTACGGGATGAAGCGACCCAACCCGTTCCCGGGCACGTTCGGCTTCCACGAGATCTTCCACACACTGACGGTTTTGGCGTTCCTCTGCCACTGGGCCGCGACGCTGCTGATCGCGATGCACCCCGTCTACAACGGCGGTTAG
- a CDS encoding class I SAM-dependent methyltransferase: METADEMNMNGATLPNDTTSPSDADTRPTPEFGKEFWEHHWAQGRSSSPAAGAAAASLPHPYLARETVALTPGDALDAGCGTGAEALWLAEAGWRVTAADISPTALAQAAARTASMPAAGRVSWVEADLTVWEPGRRFGLVVTSYAHPAMPALAFFARIARWVDLGGTLLIVAHRQEGAAHGVSPAGATVTRAEIIAVLEPLRWRIEAAVEETRTLPGHAGGAHHLDDVVVRATRLG; this comes from the coding sequence ATGGAGACGGCGGACGAGATGAACATGAACGGCGCAACATTGCCGAACGACACGACGTCGCCGAGCGACGCCGACACGAGGCCGACCCCCGAGTTCGGCAAGGAGTTCTGGGAGCACCACTGGGCTCAGGGCCGAAGCTCCTCCCCCGCCGCCGGGGCAGCCGCCGCGAGCCTCCCCCACCCCTACCTCGCTCGAGAGACAGTGGCGCTGACGCCAGGGGATGCGCTCGACGCCGGATGCGGAACGGGCGCCGAAGCGCTCTGGCTGGCCGAAGCCGGTTGGCGCGTCACCGCCGCAGACATCTCCCCGACCGCTCTGGCTCAGGCGGCCGCGCGAACGGCATCCATGCCCGCAGCCGGACGGGTGAGCTGGGTCGAGGCCGATCTGACCGTCTGGGAGCCGGGGCGCCGGTTCGGTCTCGTCGTCACGAGCTACGCACACCCGGCGATGCCGGCCCTCGCCTTCTTCGCGCGCATCGCCCGCTGGGTCGATCTCGGCGGAACCCTGCTGATCGTCGCCCACCGTCAGGAGGGCGCCGCTCACGGTGTCTCGCCCGCCGGGGCCACCGTCACCCGCGCCGAGATCATCGCCGTTCTCGAGCCGCTGCGCTGGCGCATCGAGGCCGCGGTCGAGGAGACCCGGACGCTCCCCGGTCACGCGGGCGGCGCTCATCACCTGGACGATGTCGTCGTGCGCGCCACCCGGCTCGGTTGA
- a CDS encoding isoprenyl transferase: MSRRSFPLGRGLLYGLYQRRLKRGLTKDVVPGHVAMIIDGNRRWARQAGLLTVAHGHRAGAAKMREFLEWCDDLGVSVVTLYLLSSDNLTNRESAELSDLIEIIAELADDLSRYRDWRVQHVGSTTGLPEPLVAALAAAEQRTADNKGLHVNLAVGYGGRKEITDAMRSIVADHHADGGSLETLADLLTPDMIGAHLYTGGQPDPDLVIRTSGEQRLSDFMLWQSAHSEFYFVEALGPDLREVDFLRAVRDYSRRQRRYGG, encoded by the coding sequence GTGAGTAGACGGAGTTTCCCCCTTGGGCGCGGCCTCCTTTACGGTCTCTACCAGCGCCGGCTCAAGCGAGGCCTCACCAAAGACGTGGTGCCGGGCCACGTGGCCATGATCATCGACGGCAACCGCCGGTGGGCGCGACAGGCCGGTCTGCTCACGGTGGCACACGGACACCGGGCGGGCGCCGCCAAGATGCGCGAGTTCCTGGAGTGGTGCGACGACCTCGGTGTCTCGGTCGTCACGCTGTACCTTCTCTCGTCCGACAACCTCACCAACCGGGAGAGTGCCGAGCTCTCCGACCTCATCGAGATCATCGCCGAGCTCGCCGACGACCTCTCCCGCTATCGCGACTGGCGGGTTCAGCATGTCGGGAGCACCACCGGACTGCCGGAGCCGCTCGTCGCGGCGCTCGCCGCAGCCGAGCAGCGCACGGCCGACAACAAGGGTCTTCACGTCAATCTCGCGGTCGGCTACGGGGGACGCAAAGAGATCACGGATGCGATGCGCAGCATCGTTGCCGACCATCACGCCGACGGCGGCAGTCTCGAGACGCTCGCCGATTTGCTCACCCCCGACATGATCGGCGCGCATCTGTACACTGGCGGCCAGCCGGACCCCGACCTGGTGATCCGCACCTCGGGCGAGCAGCGGCTCAGCGACTTCATGCTGTGGCAGAGCGCCCACAGCGAGTTCTATTTCGTGGAAGCGCTCGGCCCCGACCTGCGCGAAGTGGACTTCTTGCGGGCGGTGCGCGACTACTCGCGGCGCCAGCGCCGCTACGGCGGCTGA
- a CDS encoding DUF4245 domain-containing protein: MTPSSKPPAVVAELGRPETPEETAERKAQNSRNHRNRQTINNLFYSLIATVGLVLVIVLIVPRGTPNNANPPVDYKSVAAQGQGSEPDRLLVPELPAGWTSNNAELRTKTPDNVDSWYIGLLTPKKEYIGVDQGFKANESWVSEQVNKSTIKGTTTIEGIKWDVYDNRQSGTDNNDVDYALTTTAGQSSIVLFGTADDAEFRTVASSLAEQIHRLGGS; the protein is encoded by the coding sequence ATGACACCGAGCAGCAAACCCCCGGCCGTCGTCGCCGAACTGGGCCGCCCGGAGACCCCGGAGGAGACGGCGGAGCGCAAGGCGCAGAATTCGCGCAACCACCGCAACCGGCAGACCATCAACAATCTGTTCTATTCGCTCATCGCGACCGTCGGCCTGGTGCTGGTGATCGTGCTGATCGTGCCCCGGGGCACGCCGAACAACGCCAACCCTCCGGTCGACTACAAGTCGGTCGCCGCCCAGGGGCAGGGCTCCGAGCCGGATCGCCTGCTGGTGCCCGAGCTGCCGGCGGGCTGGACCTCCAACAATGCGGAGCTGCGCACCAAGACCCCCGACAATGTCGACTCCTGGTACATCGGTCTGCTCACGCCGAAAAAGGAGTACATCGGCGTCGACCAGGGTTTCAAGGCGAACGAGAGCTGGGTCTCCGAACAGGTCAACAAATCGACCATCAAGGGCACCACGACGATCGAGGGCATCAAATGGGATGTCTACGATAATCGGCAATCGGGCACCGACAACAATGACGTCGACTACGCCCTGACCACGACGGCAGGGCAGAGTTCGATCGTGCTGTTCGGCACGGCCGACGATGCCGAGTTCCGCACCGTCGCGTCGTCGCTCGCCGAACAGATCCACCGATTGGGAGGCTCATGA
- a CDS encoding PhoH family protein: MEQQERTYVLDTSVLLSDPKAIFRFAEHAVVIPVVVISELEGKRNDPEIGYFARQALRNLDELRVLHERLDFPIPVGDGGSLRVELNHSNMSVLPSGLQLNDNDSRILAVAQNLANDGLEVTVVSKDLPLRVKAASIGLAAEEYRHELAVDSGWTGLDEITLGADEMADLYENERMHSELVDELPVNTGLIIHSDRGSALGRVTSDGALKLVRGDRDVFGLHGRSAEQRLAIDMLLDPEVGILSLGGRAGTGKSALALCAGLEAVLERQQHKRIMVFRPLYAVGGQELGYLPGDQGEKMNPWGQAVFDTLGALVSQNVLDEVQDRGILEVLPLTHIRGRSLHDAFVIVDEAQSLERNVLLTVLSRIGQNSRVVLTHDVAQRDNLRVGRHDGVASVIETLKGHSLFGHITLTRSERSAIAALVTEMLEGNELS, translated from the coding sequence ATGGAGCAACAGGAGCGCACATATGTGCTCGACACCTCCGTGCTGTTGTCCGACCCCAAGGCGATCTTCCGGTTCGCCGAGCACGCCGTAGTCATCCCGGTGGTGGTGATCAGCGAGCTGGAAGGGAAACGCAACGACCCAGAGATCGGGTACTTCGCCCGCCAAGCGCTGCGCAACCTCGATGAGTTGCGGGTGCTGCACGAGCGTCTCGACTTCCCGATCCCCGTGGGCGACGGCGGTTCTCTGCGCGTCGAACTCAACCACTCCAATATGTCGGTGCTCCCGAGCGGGCTGCAGCTGAACGACAACGACTCACGCATCCTCGCCGTGGCGCAGAACCTGGCGAACGATGGGCTCGAGGTCACGGTCGTCTCCAAAGACCTTCCGCTGCGGGTCAAGGCCGCCTCCATCGGTCTCGCGGCCGAGGAGTACCGGCACGAGCTCGCGGTCGACTCCGGGTGGACGGGCCTCGATGAGATCACCCTCGGCGCCGATGAGATGGCCGACCTCTATGAGAACGAGAGGATGCACAGCGAACTCGTCGACGAGCTGCCCGTCAACACCGGGCTCATCATCCACTCCGACCGGGGTTCGGCCCTCGGCCGCGTCACGAGCGACGGCGCGCTGAAGCTCGTGCGCGGCGACCGGGACGTCTTCGGGCTGCACGGTCGTTCGGCGGAGCAGCGCCTGGCCATCGACATGCTGCTCGACCCGGAGGTCGGCATCCTGTCGCTCGGCGGGCGCGCTGGAACCGGCAAGTCGGCGTTGGCCCTCTGCGCGGGTCTCGAGGCGGTGCTCGAACGGCAGCAGCACAAGCGGATCATGGTCTTCCGACCGCTCTACGCGGTGGGCGGCCAGGAGCTCGGCTACCTGCCGGGCGACCAGGGCGAGAAGATGAACCCGTGGGGGCAGGCGGTGTTCGACACCCTCGGCGCGCTGGTGTCGCAGAACGTGCTCGACGAGGTGCAGGATCGCGGCATTCTCGAGGTGCTGCCGCTCACGCACATCCGGGGCCGCTCGTTGCACGACGCGTTCGTGATCGTGGACGAAGCCCAATCGCTGGAGCGCAATGTGCTGCTCACCGTGCTCAGCCGCATCGGCCAGAACTCGCGCGTGGTGCTCACCCACGATGTCGCCCAGCGTGACAATCTGCGGGTGGGCCGGCACGACGGTGTCGCCTCAGTGATCGAGACGCTGAAAGGCCACTCGCTCTTCGGCCACATCACCCTGACCCGCTCGGAGCGTTCGGCCATCGCCGCGCTGGTGACGGAGATGCTGGAGGGCAACGAACTGTCGTAG
- a CDS encoding aminotransferase class V-fold PLP-dependent enzyme — MTTMDEFAAGFREEPGYLDYGRVGPLSATVVAESAGQNEIVAKGRFGSIEGMRREDQRMRDAVAGLTGFPADQIVFQPNTSTGLMHAMFGLTGGELLLSAAEFPSVTFAAVRAAQAMHVITPTWLETDHGRVTPGQIRDQVGANTAAVAVSLVDSRTGYLADIDGIRQVIGDRLLIVDAIQGFGIVDAPYEVADVVVAGGQKWLRSGWGTGFLALSARALDHLTPVFSGFTGTDRPESWDEVIDPASGARAFTVSNPDCVAEARFAAALEEVASVGVAEINAAVSENVEHVLDLADEFGIPVASSRNAAERAGMVVLEPLQERLTVLSASLFNHGVTATNRDTNVRISAHAGTNNDTLEMLRAAFTSYASVA; from the coding sequence ATGACGACGATGGACGAGTTCGCGGCCGGTTTCCGCGAGGAGCCGGGCTATTTGGACTACGGACGAGTGGGGCCACTCTCGGCGACCGTGGTCGCCGAATCCGCCGGGCAGAACGAGATCGTGGCCAAAGGCCGATTCGGCAGCATCGAGGGGATGCGGCGAGAAGACCAGCGGATGCGCGACGCCGTCGCCGGCCTCACCGGATTCCCGGCGGACCAGATCGTCTTCCAGCCCAATACGAGCACCGGTCTGATGCACGCGATGTTCGGCCTCACCGGCGGAGAGCTGCTGCTCTCGGCGGCCGAGTTCCCAAGTGTCACCTTCGCGGCGGTGCGGGCCGCGCAGGCGATGCACGTCATCACTCCGACGTGGCTCGAGACCGATCACGGCCGCGTCACGCCCGGCCAGATCCGTGATCAGGTGGGCGCGAACACCGCGGCCGTCGCCGTCAGCCTGGTCGACTCGCGCACGGGCTACCTCGCCGACATCGACGGCATCCGTCAGGTTATCGGCGACCGGCTGCTGATCGTGGATGCGATCCAGGGGTTCGGCATCGTCGACGCACCGTACGAGGTGGCCGATGTCGTCGTCGCCGGTGGTCAGAAGTGGCTGCGCTCGGGCTGGGGAACGGGCTTCCTCGCTCTCAGCGCGCGCGCTCTCGACCACCTCACGCCCGTGTTCAGCGGGTTCACCGGCACGGATAGGCCGGAATCGTGGGACGAGGTCATCGACCCCGCATCCGGCGCCCGCGCGTTCACGGTGAGCAACCCGGACTGCGTGGCCGAGGCACGCTTCGCCGCGGCGCTCGAGGAGGTCGCCTCCGTCGGCGTGGCCGAGATCAACGCAGCCGTGAGTGAGAACGTCGAGCATGTGCTGGATCTGGCCGACGAGTTCGGCATCCCGGTGGCGTCGTCGCGCAATGCGGCGGAGCGTGCGGGAATGGTCGTGCTGGAACCGCTGCAGGAACGGCTGACGGTGCTGAGCGCCTCCCTGTTCAACCACGGCGTCACCGCCACGAATCGCGACACCAATGTGCGCATCAGCGCGCACGCGGGGACGAACAACGACACGTTGGAGATGTTGCGCGCTGCATTCACCTCCTACGCATCGGTCGCCTGA
- a CDS encoding helix-turn-helix domain-containing protein encodes MTPDSNTTLDAVGPRLKRLRLRRDVTLADLAAQTGISASTLSRLESGLRRPTLEQLLPLARVHGVTLDELVDAPPTGDPRIHLRPVACSDGSTILPLTRRPGGIQAYKFVLPTGHDEQEPQLRTHDGYDWVYVLNGTLRVVLAEHDLRLTPGEAAEFDTRTPHWFGSTSAGPVEYLSLVGRQGERAHVRAVPKRSSKREP; translated from the coding sequence ATGACCCCGGACTCGAACACGACCCTCGACGCGGTCGGACCGCGACTCAAACGCCTCCGGCTGCGCCGGGACGTCACCCTCGCCGACCTCGCCGCGCAGACCGGCATCTCGGCGAGCACCCTCTCCCGGCTCGAATCGGGCCTACGGCGACCAACCCTCGAACAGCTGCTCCCTCTCGCCCGCGTGCACGGCGTCACGCTCGATGAGCTCGTGGATGCGCCACCGACCGGCGACCCTCGCATCCATCTGCGGCCGGTCGCCTGCTCCGACGGGTCGACGATCCTGCCGCTCACCCGGCGGCCGGGAGGCATCCAGGCCTACAAGTTCGTCCTGCCGACGGGGCACGACGAGCAGGAACCTCAGCTGCGCACGCACGACGGGTACGACTGGGTCTACGTTCTCAACGGCACGCTCCGCGTCGTTCTCGCCGAGCATGACCTCCGGCTGACGCCCGGTGAGGCCGCGGAGTTCGACACTCGCACACCGCATTGGTTCGGCTCGACCAGCGCCGGCCCCGTCGAATACCTCAGCCTGGTCGGCAGGCAGGGCGAACGCGCGCACGTGCGCGCCGTGCCGAAGCGCAGCTCGAAGCGGGAGCCCTGA
- a CDS encoding class II fumarate hydratase, whose amino-acid sequence MVDTQADTDYRIEHDTMGEVRVPAAALYGAQTQRAVENFPISGSVLEPTQIAALARIKKSAALANAQLGVLDQAIADAIADAADEVVSGVHDDQFPIDVYQTGSGTSSNMNMNEVLATLASRRLGRPVHPNDHVNASQSSNDVFPTSVHIAVTGALIDDLIPALDHLAVALEEKAELWATAVKAGRTHLMDATPVTLGQEFGGYAAQIRLGIERVQSALHRVAEVPLGGTAVGTGINTPLGFPQRVIELLTQETELPITEARNHFEAQANRDALVETSGALRTIAVSLTKICNDLRWMGSGPNTGLGELHIPDLQPGSSIMPGKVNPVIPEAVLMVASRVVGNDATIAWSGASGIFELNVAIPVMGTALLESIRLLTQGTRVLADKTVLGLEANFDRARALAESSPSIVTPLNRVIGYEAAAKVAKHSVAQGMTVREAVIDLGFVERGEVTLEQLDSSLDVLSMTHPG is encoded by the coding sequence GTGGTGGACACCCAGGCGGACACCGACTACCGCATCGAACACGACACGATGGGCGAGGTCCGCGTTCCCGCGGCCGCGCTCTACGGCGCGCAGACGCAGCGCGCCGTGGAGAACTTCCCCATCTCCGGTTCGGTGCTGGAGCCGACGCAGATCGCCGCTCTCGCCCGCATCAAGAAATCGGCCGCGCTGGCCAACGCCCAGCTCGGCGTGCTCGATCAGGCGATCGCCGACGCGATCGCCGACGCCGCCGACGAGGTGGTCAGCGGCGTGCACGACGACCAGTTCCCGATCGACGTCTACCAGACCGGCTCCGGAACCTCCTCCAACATGAACATGAACGAGGTCCTCGCCACACTGGCGTCGCGGCGCCTCGGTCGGCCGGTGCACCCGAACGACCACGTGAACGCCTCACAATCGTCGAACGATGTGTTCCCGACCTCGGTGCACATCGCGGTCACGGGCGCCCTCATCGACGATCTGATCCCGGCCCTGGACCATCTCGCGGTAGCCCTCGAAGAGAAGGCGGAGCTGTGGGCCACGGCGGTCAAGGCCGGTCGCACCCACCTGATGGACGCCACCCCGGTCACGCTCGGCCAGGAGTTCGGCGGTTACGCGGCGCAGATCCGCCTCGGCATCGAGCGCGTGCAGTCCGCTCTGCACCGCGTCGCGGAGGTCCCGCTCGGTGGCACCGCCGTCGGCACCGGCATCAACACCCCACTCGGCTTCCCGCAGCGGGTCATCGAGCTGCTCACGCAGGAGACCGAGCTGCCGATCACCGAGGCGCGCAACCACTTCGAGGCGCAGGCCAACCGGGATGCGCTCGTCGAGACCTCCGGCGCCCTGCGCACCATCGCGGTCAGCCTCACCAAGATCTGCAACGACCTCCGCTGGATGGGCTCCGGCCCGAACACCGGACTCGGCGAGCTGCACATCCCAGACCTGCAGCCGGGGTCGTCGATCATGCCCGGCAAGGTCAACCCGGTCATCCCGGAGGCCGTGCTGATGGTGGCTTCGCGTGTCGTCGGAAACGACGCCACGATCGCCTGGAGCGGCGCTTCGGGCATCTTCGAGCTGAACGTCGCCATTCCGGTCATGGGCACCGCTCTGCTCGAGTCGATCCGCCTGCTCACGCAGGGCACCCGGGTGCTCGCCGACAAGACCGTTCTTGGCCTCGAGGCGAACTTCGACCGCGCCCGCGCCCTCGCCGAGTCATCCCCGTCGATCGTCACACCGCTCAACCGGGTCATCGGCTACGAGGCCGCCGCCAAGGTCGCAAAGCACTCGGTCGCCCAGGGGATGACGGTGCGCGAGGCCGTCATCGACCTCGGTTTCGTGGAGCGTGGCGAGGTCACCCTCGAACAACTCGACTCCTCGCTCGATGTGCTCAGCATGACCCACCCGGGCTGA